The following proteins come from a genomic window of Populus alba chromosome 12, ASM523922v2, whole genome shotgun sequence:
- the LOC118029024 gene encoding LOW QUALITY PROTEIN: uncharacterized protein (The sequence of the model RefSeq protein was modified relative to this genomic sequence to represent the inferred CDS: deleted 1 base in 1 codon), which translates to MPSNSPTSSEMQASVAAHNHFFIWREFWWGAIAGAFGEGMMHPVDTVKTRIQSQAILSGGIQTPKSLLQMVRAVAVTDGARGFYRGITPGVTGSLATGATYFGFIESAKKWIEESHPSLGGHWAHFIFGAVGDTLGSFVYVPCEVMKQRMQVQGSRTSWNSSIIKDSISRKSGEQIYSYYTGMFQAGSSILKEQGPRGLYAGYWSTLARDVPFAGLMVMFYEALKDLTDYAKQKRIPSLDHHVNSSVEGLLLGGLAGGFSAYLTTPLDVIKTRLQVQGSIIRYNGWLDAIRRIWMMEGVKGLFRGSVPRITWYIPASALTFMAVEFLRDEFNEKLDDGNMQVASMSVEKKGSSL; encoded by the exons ATGCCGAGTAACAGCCCAACCTCGAGTGAAATGCAAGCTTCCGTAGCAGCGCACAATCATTTCTTTA TATGGAGAGAGTTCTGGTGGGGAGCTATTGCTGGTGCTTTTGGGGAAGGAATGATGCATCCTGTAGACACCGTAAAGACACGAATCCAAAGTCAGGCTATTCTTAGTGGAGGAATTCAG ACCCCCAAGAGCTTGCTTCAGATGGTTCGAGCAGTTGCAGTTACTGATGGAGCAAGAG GCTTTTATAGAGGTATAACGCCGGGGGTTACTGGATCTCTTGCTACTGGAGCAAcatattttggttttattgaGTCTGCCAAAAAGTGGATCGAGGAATCACATCCTAGTCTTGGGGGCCATTGGGCTCATTTCATTTTTGGAGCTGTTG GAGATACACTTGGTTCGTTTGTATATGTTCCATGTGAAGTAATGAAACAACGCATGCAAGTACAAGGGTCAAGAACATCTTGGAATTCCAGCATTATTAAAGACAGCATCTCCAGGAAATCTGGTGAGCAAATTTACAGCTATTACACAGGGATGTTCCAGGCTGGAAGTTCAATATTGAAGGAGCAGGGACCAAGAGGATTATATGCTGG ATACTGGTCTACGCTTGCAAGGGATGTGCCCTTTGCTGGCTTAATG GTTATGTTTTATGAAGCCTTGAAAGATTTGACAGATTATGCGAAACAAAAAAGGATTCCCAGTTTAGATCACCATGTTAATAGTTCTGTGGAGGGACTTCTCCTGGGAGGATTGGCTGGAG GTTTTAGTGCCTATCTTACCACTCCCTTGGATGTGATCAAAACAAGATTGCAAGTACAGGGATCAATTATAAG GTACAATGGCTGGCTGGATGCTATTCGCAGGATTTGGATGATGGAAGGGGTCAAGGGATTGTTTAGAGGAAGCGTCCCCAGGATAACATGGTACATCCCAGCCTCTGCTCTTACCTTCATGGCTGTGGAATTCCTCAGGGAC GAATTCAATGAAAAATTGGACGATGGAAATATGCAAGTTGCAAGCATGTCAGTAGAGAAAAAGGGATCATCTTTGTGA